The region CGTCTCACCCAAAGGGAGAAGGGGAGCGTTCCCGATTGGAGCAACAACCTCCCGATCCACAAACGCAAGCACAACAGAGTGAAGACGTGGACGCGGCACGTGGATCTGTTCGAAAATGACTTAATCTTTGTTCCTATCAACGAGTCAGCTCACTGGTACCTGGCGGTCATCTGCTTCCCGGGAATCAACCCCGCGCTCGAGGAGCTCCCGGACCACTGCCGCCCGCTGTCCCCGGACACAGACATGCTGGACGGACCCTGGCGGGGGATCCTACGCCTCCTGGAGACCCTACACCACATGATGCCCTGTCCGAGCAGCACATGCCATCGCATGACTCCACTGCCACCACCAGGGGGCAGGCTGAACTGCACTACATCAGCGAGTTGCAGAAAATGATGAAGACAACGCTTTGACGTCTGACAAGCAAAGCTCGAGCCAGGACGAGTTAAGCGATGGCGGCGACGCGCTGGCAGAAGCGGCCTCCGATGCGTCCTCTTGGTCTTTGGAAAGCCAACCGCTGCAAACAGCCCTGTATCCTCATCATGGATTCCCTGCGCGATCCCACCAGGTCCTCGGTGGTCAAAACTCTGAGAGAGTACCTGGAAGTGGGAAGTGCGCAAAGCCACCCAGCGTACGTTTGGGAAAGACGTCATGAAAGGTTCCAGTCCTCGTGTGCCTCAGCAGGACAACTTCAGCGACTGCGGCGTTTACACATTGCAGTACGTCGAGAGCTTCTTCAAGAATCCCATCACAAACTTCCATCTGCCCATCAACATGTCAAAGTGGTTCCCTCAGCAGAGGATGAAGAGCAAACGGCAGGAGATCACCAACCCCATCCTAAGCATCCAAACACGACATGAAGCGGACAAGCAGCTGGAAGCCACATTCGCTTCCTCGGAAGAGGCCGACATTGAAGAGACTTCCACTCATGTCAACACGAACCTTCCGCTCAGCCCCTAAACTCAGCCGACACCCCTTCTGGACTTGGATTGTCCGCTGCTGACATACTTCTGCTTCCCAATCTCCCTCCAACACCTTTTACTTTGTATGAATAAAAGTCCAGcgttaatgttaaaaataaaaaaagagagagaaatgacatctgaATAACttctctcatttttatttatttatttgaagttgGCTCACCACCGTTTCTCTTCGGGCAGGTTTTGAAAAAGACATAACTCGCGACTGGTTGACAAGATATCTTTTCCTTACACTTTTGTCATATCAGAATTGCGTTTTGCTGAAAGCTATCATGAGCCTAACCTGTGGTAGCTcataagtgattaaaaaaaaaaacgcagggCAACAACACAGCAAAGAGATGGTGGGGGCGGCATTAACATTAGGGGTGGTCCTGGTCTCGCaaaccagaggttgtgggtttcgATCCCATGACATTGTCACCgcgtcaaagtatccttgagcaagatactgaacccccagttgctcctgttgctgcgtcatcagtaggtgaatgagtagtcgaatgtaaagcgcttgtaaggtggaaaagcgctatataaaatgaagtaccatttaccgtTAAAGTTCAATGTCAAGTAGGGGGCTTGTTTTCAGGCTCCCATGTTCTTCTGAGTCTTGCACAGAGCAACTTTCCTCACAGTCTGCAATAATTTGGTCACACTACATTGTGCTGTGGCTGCCTTTGAACGTACTTTGTCACAGACTGTTGCTCAATGTCCTACGCTGCAAAACACTTTGCGTCTTTTCTAAACTTGTACTTCCTTGTTCATGGCCTTTGAAAAGTAAGCAGTTAATGTCCATTCGGGATGTTTTTATAGTATGTAAGATGCTAAGCCATTAAGTTTTAATTTGGTCTGCTTCAAAATTTGATCAATTGATTATCAATTAATTGCCCTTACCCGTTTCATTTTCGAATGGATGAATTTAAAATGACAGCCCTACCTCTGGCTGTCAGGGAGGGACGAAATACAAGTAGAACTTCTGTTTAGCTATTAAAAGCACAAGTTAATGGAAGtgttttgttaatttatggCCCAATGCTATCCAcacaatctttttctttttgcttatGCAGATGCGGTAACGTGGCTGCCATTTTGGAGCTGGATGAACATTTACAACGAGAGTTCATCATATTTGAAGCAGCACCACAGGAAACGAGAGGCATTCCATCAAAGAAGCCAGTTGCAGACTATTTTCTGTGAAGTCTTGTGAATTAATTTTGCCAATTGGTTCATTCAGAACTCTGTAGTTTGATTGAAAACCCGCAGAGCCCTGGCAATGTCAAAACCATTGGataatttttcttctttctctctATAAATTACCCTCATGTACTCACTCCACATGtaagtttatttttaagatgGCATGTtaggagcatttttttttttttcagaaaaaaatatcacaggtttCACAATTTATAATGTGATGTTTGGCAAGCTGGCCAAAGTGAGGCGCTGTATTCACTGTTCTTTTCTCATTGGTCCGTTTTAATCTAATCTCTGTAGGTTTATCCATTTTgatattgtgaaaataaaagttttgtaTTGGTGTTTTTGCTAAATAAAAGGCACTTGTGCACAAGTTTAAATGGCTAGTTGTCGCTCACCAGACCAAAAGGTGCGATCTCATATGGGAAAATTTTTCCTGAACATCTTCATGCTCAGGCCaatctaaatacatttttacaatcactgcttttctttttaaagacaaaggTTTTTGTTTGCCTTTACTAGTTTCAGCATCAACTGCCGtcttcctcagaagctgtcaaactgacagttgtgacaTGTCGTCTTATCAGCTGAATGCTGATTTTTCTGGGTGTAGCCGGTGTGGCAGGACTCTCATATGACACGTCACGCTGACTACGCCCTCATTCGCCTGGTGGTCTATGCGCCTAAATCTGTTTGCCAactgacagttaaaaaaaaaaaaaacacgaagaaaaaaaaaacgttgctgGCTATATTGTTCATCAGGGTCATCATCAGGCAGAGTGGAGCGGGTCATGTCGGGGACAACAATCCTTCAAATGCTCCCCCAAACCGCAATGGTGACTCAGAAGTCTAGCTCAGGACAACGGATTTGCCCTTGTACACGGGATACTTGATCGCGACGTGGCCAGTTACACACTAATTACATGCTCTAGTTAAGTTTTATTGTAGCTATAGGGTGGTACTTGATTTTTAAGTGccagtaaattaaaacacaagaatggggacAAATCGTTTAAGACTCCGCACAAAACAATTCTGAAGTCTACccagactgattttttttttttttttttacaatttttgttcattgttcactaaatattataatttgttttataacatGTACTTTGTTTGCCTCATGttcaatatattttacattattttagacTCCTTGTGTTACCTAAATGTTCTTAACAAGtcatttattattgtgagcaagtacaAATGACTGAATTTGAATTCTTATGTCATCGTTTCAAAAAGAGTacagtatacccacttcttcagtgaccactacaccactggaCAAAATGTACAATGTTCTAACAATTAacagtgtttaacatgaatgaaatttgacatttgttttttgaaatgtgtttagTTAAAGGAACAagtcatattttcttgtttcattttccacacacgttatggggcggggggggggggggagaatctTACTCCtaactttatttacaaccacAATGTTACTAATATTGTTAAATGTTACTTAAATCCTGCTATTAAACCCCCCACTTCTAGACAAAACGTTACGGCATATATACTAAATGAGTAAGTGCTAAGCTGTATTCTTCAGAccgttttgtgtgtgatgtttaaatatctaattttgaaatcaatgcttttaatttgaaagacCACTCCGTAGTTCTGTTTCATGTTTCACGACATTCAgctcatgtatttattttgttaacttaTCGATGTTCGTCGAAAACAATCTATCCACATTTTGGCCAATTAGGGGCATTGTGGTGCCATGCATCCATGCAGCATACTCGCATGCAATGTGAACAGAAGTTGcaattctatctatctatctatctatctatctatctatctatctatctatctatctatatatatatatatatctcacagattgggaagaatttgtgcctttgattAGTGTTAACCAACCTGTGGGTATGTGCTTCCACAGCATTTgtgagtattgttttttttaaggactgTCACTCCCGAAGGCGATGCTAACGTCCCATTCTTGTTGTGTGTTAAGTGTTACAGTTAACTCTAACTGGGGTGTGATTAAATAGCTTAAAGGTAGtgtgaccatattcccatttacAATAAAAGAAGACTcttgccccggccttgaaattgtggtaccagtcgcagttacgCAGTgcacttcacctcctattagtcatGCTATGCTAAccagacattttcatttatttataaaacttacggacgcccgaacaggacagaagaaaatggtctgtcctcccaaaagaggacacGTTTATTCAACCTAATAAAGGACACTTGTAGACGGCAGGATCACATTGATTTCCTGGGGGCTAAGTTGCCACAATGGTAAcagtgcattcagggtacttccTCAATGTAGGGAACTTGTAAACGCACCGCGGTATTAAGCACATTAATTGTTTTCCTTTGATTATTATGTTTTAAAGTTCGAGAGAAGCAAAAATCTAAATCACAATAAAACTTTGATTAATCGTCCAGGCCTAGTTACGTGGTGAAAGCACCATAGTtatgtggaaataaaaaagttttgtttcatTACGATGTATACTATAGgtggtgttagatattattaacatttaaattctttattttcatatattaaccattgttatacattattaacatcttaattctttatattaaccatgttgaaaagttttatagacgtgtaaagcaagtagtgttgaactcagtataatttgaccttaagatgggacatattatttggtctagaagttccttctctgtgggaaaacacatttggtccttgagaacagaatctgcttcgaacacgcaccccaccttcaggagcgagcCACCAGATGAGCCAACCGAGAAACCATTCAACTGTTTGGAGCCACCTGACCAGCTGaagacatcactcaatggagattgagtttcgctgaggacatccctcactggagataggaggaacgtatcccttttccggggcgatccacaaagaatgagtcacaccttgggccttGATCACACCTTGATCAACCCctacatctctggcagttgatgtgggttctaaaagagctgaaggatccatccatccatccatcgatttccttgaccgcttgtcctcacaaggattgtgagggtactggagcctatcccaactggcttcgggcagtaggcggggtgcaatctgaacaggttgccagcctatcgcagagctgaagggctctgtttgaaaaaaacaaatgcaagaacgaaaacggaactgacaaacgtcaacaaaacttccctagcccaaacgacaacaagtcttcaatcgcgtctccaattgcgtacataatgacactctttttcatactgactgtcatgccaatttgctatttctgggatcccccaccacaattttgaacataatcacaacacattgtcttcatatatgatatgcttattttactgaaacaatcttttaatgaatcacactgttttgacatatgactgacctcctctcctgctaaaaagaatgttttcattttttttccctttcttatgttgcacctgccattgcgatgatgaagatcccgctggaatctttgtgtaaagatgtttaaatgtttagttattgggctttattttaaataagcccaaagggcggactgttagatattattaacatttaaattctttattttcatatattaaccattgttatacattattaacatcttaattctttatattaactatgttgaaaggttttatagacgtgtaaagcaagtagtgttgaactcagtataatttgaccttaagctgggacatatttggtctagaagttccttctctgtgggaaaacacatttggtccttgagaacagaactgactctgttgtcgccatcgctcatggaaaagtacccagagagtatgttttgtctacaaatgaaagagaggcggtcggttttaactataagaagccattttacacgcggaagaggcacatttggcactctgaaattccacctgttatgtgatgtttggaacctgtcacgatgtccagagatctctgttagattaaaatcatttttgcaaaggttttttttcttacattaaatctgtcttcaagttttggaacacgcaaagaggacaaatattttttattcctcttcagtggTGATTGATTTTGATACACATTGGCGTAATagtttacatttattaaaaaaataaaaacaaaaatagatcaATTCTAAATCTCCCTTAAAGACATGAAGGGAAAACATACaatatgtaatgtaataataaaataaagtaaaaatgaaaaagacagAGAAAATGTGTTGATTCTCTATTATGGAAATAATGGTTTGGTTTCACAGAAAAGGCTTAGGACTAGTCTCAGACTAATATGCTGTTTGAGCTGTCTTAATTTTAAGTCACTTGCATAGATGAATCTTAAAATAGTCGTAGAATTAGCCTGATCTGGTTTAATCAGCCAATTACAGGAGTGTGGATTAGAGCTACTCTTGGACCAAATTGAAGATTAAATTAATCCTGCAAGGAGGCAGGTTTAACTTCTGTTTAGTACTGTTAGTGAAAAGGAGTACAGATAGTTTGGGAGCATGGAGTACTTAAAATATCTAAATGAACAACATCAACTATGGAGGCCAGCCAGGCAAATACTTGTGGATAGGAGAAATCAATTTGATGAAATTGTCACagcttgagaagggaggacccagatgcagtgaggatggcgagccacggcagggatgcggattaCTTCGATTTAATGtagcgataaacgcaaacacaaaatcacgcacacaggcggacaaaagtaaacacaaacttacgcgcacaggcggatagcaaacaaactcaaaatcacgcacacaggcggacgaaaacaaacacaaactcacgcgcacaggcggatcacaaacaaactcaaaagcacgcacagtggcggcaaaaaggtcagtcatgggcagcaggagaaacacttgtaggacgagtacagtcgggtcaagagagcggcgtctcggagtaatcacccgacactccttgctgtgtccatcaggcttttattgaggtctgatggcaagatggcatgatgggcagcaggtgtgtatggtgggcggagcccaccagctgacccaaatcatgacagtaccccccccttaacgacgcccctaggcggaccacccggcgccgatgggtgtgctaaatggaaatcccgaacgagggactggtccaatatccaggagcggggaacccactggcggtcctcgggtccgtacccctcccaatcgaccagatactgaaaccctttgccccgctttcgagagtccagaatgtcccttactgtgtacaccggctgcccccccacgacccagggaggcggcgggggcgcggtcggcgggcacagggggctggcagagacaggcttaagcagggacttgtggaacactgggtgtaccttgagagtagggggcaggttgagccggaccgctaccgggttgaccatagcgttgacctcaaacgggccgatgaaccgcggccccagcttccttgaactccccgccaactgtaggtccctagttgagagccacaccttctgacccggtcggtagagcggtgccggaacccggtttctgtccgcgagccgcttgttgcggtccgaggtgcggcacagggccttcctagtgtcttgccaaaccctgcgagcccggcggaggtgggtctggactgagggaatggcaacaccgccctcctgggaaggaaacaaggggggttgatagccacaggccgcgttgaacggggacaggcctgtggccgagcactcgagagtgttgtgggcgtattcgacccaagggaggtgggacgcccacgaggaagggtgctgatggcacacacatcgaagcgctgcctccaaatcctggttggcacgctccgtctgcccattggattgggggtggtagcccgacgacaggctagccgtagcccccaaggacttgcaaaaggccttccaaacccgggacacgaactggggccccctgtcggagacgaggtccgctggaatcccgtggatcctgaaaacgtcttttatcaggatatccgccgtttgtagcgaggtgggcaatttgggcagggcgataaagtgggccatttttgaaaaccggtccaccaccgtcaggattaccgaccgcccgttggaagtaggtagtccggtaatgaaatccagggccacatgcgaccaaggacggtggggaatgggcaggggtcggagctggccggatggcttcaggcgggaggacttattacgggcacacaccgtgcaggacgtgacatagtcctggacgtccttgcgcagcccaggccaccaaaatctctgcgcTACCAAGGATagcgtgcgacccaccccagggtgacatgctaccttcgacgcatgcccccactgcagcacttcctgccgaaggtgtgtgggcacgaacaacttgtcttcagggcacgcgaccggggtctgcgtgtcgtccgctgcatccgccaccttccgctccacttcccactggagggctcccaatactctgtcctccgggacaatggtttcgggtggagacccctcggcggctggactgtgtattcgggacaaagcgtccggcttggtgttccgggctcctggtcggtaggtgatggtataattaaatctggttaggaacagggcccagcgtgcctggcagggattcagccttcgggcggaccggagatacgccaagtttttgtggtcagaaaaaatctggaaaggttccgccgtgccctccagccagtgccgccactcctgcaacgcaAGGATAATGGCCAGCAGCTCCCGGTTGCCCACATCGTAGTTGCGCTCGGCCTGGTTGAGCCGGCGCGAGAAGAAGGCGCATGGGTGTAGCCTCTGGTCCTCCGGGGACCGTTGGGATAAcactgcccccactcctgtctctgaagcgtcgacctcgacgataaagggaagagtctcatcggggtgtgtcaacaccggggaacgcgaaaataatacttttaaattgacgaatgcggcctcagcctgttgggtccaaacaaacggaattttggtggatgtcagtcttgttagtggttccgcttttaagctgtagttgcgaccgaatcgacggtagaagtttgcgaatccaaggaacctctgtaggtgtttcctggatgtgggagtgggccactcgaccacggcctggatcttcgctgggtcggctctcaatcgactcctctccacaatgtagccgaggaattggactgaactggcgtgaaactcacatttttcggcttttacatacagccggttttccagcagtcgttccaggaccagccgaacgtgttgtcgatgttcggtttgatttcttgaaaaaatcaaaatgtcgtccaggtaaacaaaacaaaaatgattgagcatgtcgcgcaggacgtcattaatgaatccctggaacacagcgggagcgtttgagaggccaaacggcatcaCCAAGTACTGAAAGTGCCCAAtaggtgttttaaatgctgtcttccactcatcgccctcccttatcctcactagacggtaggcactgcgaaggtccagtttggtgaataccgtggctgaatgtaagggagcaaacgctgagtccattagcggcaacggatatttgttcttgatagttatgtcgttcagaccacggaaatcgatgcacgggcgtagggtcttgtctttcttttccacgaagaagaaccccgcccctagcggtgacttggaaggccgaatcagtccggccgccagggatgtggtgaggtactccgtgagggcttgacgatctgatataggcgtgtaccaggcagcggtgccccaggaaccagttctattgcgcagtcataaggtcgatgtggagggagagacatggcccggtccTTGCTAAACACCTCCCGCAAGTCGTGGTATTAAGCCGGTACCTCATCCAAGTTAATCTCCTCTAACGTGGCTTTGGCTGGGCCACGGTGATCATCcactgctgactgcaggcaatgcgagtgacagaaaacactccatctctccaccctgggaatgccccagttaatgtccgggttacgcctggccagccaagtcaggcccaggaccactggggccgaccgggacggcataatgaggaactgaacggtttccacgtggttccccgatagacgcatctgtaggctctccgttcggtgtgaaatcacacccagggtgcgcccgtcgaggtcgcgcatctccttggctctcttgagttcaaccaccgggcatttcaggatgtccaccatcctcgggtcaataatgcattcatccgaCCCTGAATCCACCAGAGCCGTCATCCTAGCGTTTACCCCCCCATGTCATCTCTCCTGAGACTAGTAGTCTCCTTGGGTTACGTTGGAATGGGATGGTTGGGGCTGGAACAGGTGCGACGTGCCTGTGTCTCTCAGGCCGCCTCCCACACTTGGCCGCTAGGTGTCTCCACCGGTCCGTGTGCTCCGTTGCCGAGAGCCGCTCTCCTCCAAGCTGCAAAGGCTCCACGCCATCTCTGGCAGGTGGGTGTCGCCATGAAGCGTCGGGAGGCGGGGCGTCGacgaagcgccccgcggacgtggccgacaccggctgagcagacgtctccgttgcctccggtcgtcgctcttcctcctcccgttcccgccgtcgctcccgcaaccggttatccaaccggatggccaagccgatgagctcctccagcgtggacgtctcgtcccgtgccgccagctcatccttaatccgcgggtttagtccctgccggaaaattccgcacagcgccgcgtcgcagtaaccactctcggcggccaaaacctggaaagagatggagaattccgccacggaggagccggcttgctggaagtccagtaagcggctgcctgcttctttccctcttactgggtggtcgaagacattacggaattcagtcaggaaggcaggaactgaggctcggagctccgggttggttttgctggccgccatcgcccataatgctgcctggccggaaagcaagctcataataaaagcaactctggagccgtcgtccgggaaggtgtacggctgttggtcgaggaccaggctacactgatgaaggaactggtcacacccaccaatctcgccagcgtagcgggggggatgcggaatattgggttcccggaaGACAAGATTGCCTGCTGATCGGGAAGCGGGGAAAACAGGAGACGCTCTGGCAGGTCGTGAGTCTTCCGCGGCCGTGGATTCCGGTCTCCGCTCCATCTTTAAGGTGAGCGATCCAATCTGTGCAGTTAGTGCCGACATCACCTCCTTTAGATCCTGGAAATATTGCTCGTGCCGGCCGAGCaagtgtccatggctggccaggACCTGGCGCGGGCTGTTGGGATCTGTGGGGTCCATACTTGGTCGGGTGATTCTGTCACGGCctgagaagggaggacccagatgcagtgaggaaggcgagccacggcagggatgcggattaCTTCGATTTAATGTAGCGATaaatgcaaacacaa is a window of Vanacampus margaritifer isolate UIUO_Vmar chromosome 2, RoL_Vmar_1.0, whole genome shotgun sequence DNA encoding:
- the LOC144044125 gene encoding LOW QUALITY PROTEIN: sentrin-specific protease 6-like (The sequence of the model RefSeq protein was modified relative to this genomic sequence to represent the inferred CDS: inserted 2 bases in 1 codon; deleted 1 base in 1 codon; substituted 1 base at 1 genomic stop codon), whose protein sequence is LVLEKLKKEDAQRIHVFSSFFYKRLTQREKGSVPDWSNNLPIHKRKHNRVKTWTRHVDLFENDLIFVPINESAHWYLAVICFPGINPALEELPDHCRPLSPDTDMLDGPWRGILRLLETLHHMMPXNDEDNALTSDKQSSSQDELSDGGDALAEAASDASSWSLKANRCKQPCILIMDSLRDPTRSSVVKTLREYLEXWEVRKATQRTFGKDVMKGSSPRVPQQDNFSDCGVYTLQYVESFFKNPITNFHLPINMSKWFPQQRMKSKRQEITNPILSIQTRHEADKQLEATFASSEEADIEETSTHVNTNLPLSP